The nucleotide window GGTGGTGAGGGTGCGGGCCCGCTGCCGGGAGTACGGGGAGGGGGAGGTCCGGATCCAGGTGCACAGGATGCCGGAGGAGCCGGGGATATAATCGTCTCCGGATATTTTGGAACGGGATCTTTCGAGAGGGGGTATTTCGTGAAGCAGGTTGCAGACGGCGTCTTCGCGCTCGAGCTCGAGATGAACCTCTCGGGACGCAGCCGCGTGATCCACCCGGTCCTCATCACCGGGGCCGAGGGGGCGGCGCTCGTGGACGCGGGGCTCCCCGGACAGCTCGACGATCTGAGGCGGGAAGTCGCGGCGGCCGGCGCGGACTTCGGGGATATCCGGCGCGTCGTCCTAACCCACCAGGACATAGACCACATCGGGGCTCTACCGGAAGTCGTCGGGGCGCTCGAGGGAGACGTCGAGGTCCTGGCGCACGAGGACGACCGGCCGTACATCGAGGGCGAGCGCACCCCGATAAAGCTCAGCCCCGAGCAGTTGGCGCGGATGGTCTCCTCGCTCCCCGGCGATGAGCGGCGGCGTATGGAGAGCCTTCTTGCCAGCCCGCCCTCCGCCAGGCTCACCCGCACCATCTCCGA belongs to Rubrobacter calidifluminis and includes:
- a CDS encoding MBL fold metallo-hydrolase; protein product: MKQVADGVFALELEMNLSGRSRVIHPVLITGAEGAALVDAGLPGQLDDLRREVAAAGADFGDIRRVVLTHQDIDHIGALPEVVGALEGDVEVLAHEDDRPYIEGERTPIKLSPEQLARMVSSLPGDERRRMESLLASPPSARLTRTISDGEVLPVHGGIRVIHTPGHTPGHISLFLEGARVLISGDELNVEDGELVGPAEGATPDMERALASLAKLAPCDVEYVICYHGGVYGPGARERISALAEGR